DNA sequence from the Cryomorphaceae bacterium genome:
GGTATTCCAGAACTCCAGGTTGGCCGTACTTTTCAGTACCTTTCTTACACGCTCTTTGTCTTTTACTCCGGGAAGTTCGATAATGATACGTCCGGAGAGTTGCTGCTTTTGAATAGTAGGTTGGGCAACGCCAAACTTATCAATACGTGTGCGAAGAATTTTTTCGGTGTTGTTGATGGCCACCTCAGCTTCGTCGCGAAGAATGCGGACAATTTGCGCATTGTCTGCCTCACGAGGAAACTTTTCTTTGTTGTCACGGCTGTGAAAAACAGCCGCCATTTTCTTGTCAGGAGAGTTTTGCTGCCATGCACGTGCAAAGAGGGTCACAAAATCATCTTGCGAATTGCGCTGCATTTCCCGCGCATCGTTGATGGCTTTGCGAAAATCGGCATCTTTACTGTTGCCGCTAAGACCTATAATAAGATCGGGAATAGATACCTCGAGGATTACGCTCATACCCCCCTTGAGGTCGAGACCGAGATTGATTTCCTTTTCCTTTGATTCCGAGTAGGTATATCCGAAAATCGGATAAATCTGCTCGTTGGCGTTGTCGCGCAGAAATTTGTCAGCAAACTGCTCTCGCAATTCACTTTCTTCCAGCGCGCTCAACTCCCCTCGCTCCGCCCGAACAGAATCGAGCTGCGTTTCCGCAAAGTTTTCTGCCTTGGATTCAAATCCTGAAGTAAAAAAGGAAAATGAAATCTGATACAGACTGGCTATGGCGAGCAGGATGGTAAATACCCAAATGGCTCCTTTGTTCTGCATTGAATTGAGTTTAGATTCGGTTCTTTTTAGGAAGGCGCAAATATAGATTATTGCTGACATAAATACCAACCAGTGAAAAAGCTGCCTAAAATCTTCGCTAACATTTCAATGTAGGCCATCTTTGTACAACTGTTCATTGGCGCTATACACTAACTTTACCCTTTGCAATCCATCATTCAAATGCAACACATGGCAAAAACTACTTTTACTCTGATAGCGTGCTTCATTGCTACCTTTTCGTACGCACAATTCTTTGCCACTTACAGCGATGAAATTCCTGTTTTTCGTGATGGAGAGCAATTGGTTAACCCATGGTCGGGAGGAATTAATGCGGCGCAGGTTTCTACCATTGATGTGAATTTTGATGGCCTGGATGATGTGTTTGTTTTTGACCGCGCAGGCAACAAAATCATGATTTTTCTGAACAACGGCAGCAACGATCCGAACACTTTTCCCTACAGCTTTGAGCACAGCATGCAATTTCCGGCTCTCAGAAACTGGGTCTTGCTGAGAGATTTTAATTGTGATGGTAAAAAGGACATTTTCACCTCAAACGGAATTGGAGGTTTCAGGATTTACGAAAACGTATCTACTTCAGGAAGCGGACTTGAGTTCGTCATTCGCGAAAACAACCTTCAGTCTGAATACGCCTTTGGCACAATGCCGCCTTACAATGCCAATATCTATATCACCACAGTAGATATCCCAACGATTGATGACATTGACGGCGACGGTGACCTAGACATCATGGTATTCGCCGTATCCGGTCTTCTGCTCGAATACCACCGCAATCTTTCAGTTGAACTCACAGGTGGGTGCGACTCGCTCGCTTTCAAATTAAAAAATCGTTGCTACGGTTATTTTTCGGAAAGCCCTATTGATAACACCATTACGCTGCACGACCCTGATTTTCATAATATGCTCTGCCCACCCAATTACAATGTGGCAGACCCTGGCCCGGGAGTGGAAAGACCCACAGTTGATGAATTTGAGGGAGGTGCTCGTCACGCCGGCACCACCATTTTGACCATTGAACTCAATCAAGAGCCGCCAAAAGAAATCGTACTCGGAGACATTGGCGCCACCAACCTCACTGCGCTAATGAACTCTACAACTTCCTCAGGGATGGATTCGATTATTGCTGTTAACACTGCATTCCCGCAGGGGCATGGCGTGGCACCGCCTGTAGAAATGACATCCTTCCCGGGAACTTTTTATGAAGACCTCAATAACGATGGTGTGCGCGATTTGATTGTATCACCCAACGATGCCTTTGCATCGCTCAACAGCAGCAGCGTTTGGTACTATCAAAATATTGGTGAAGATGACTTGCCGGTGTTCGATCTGGTGCAGCAAGACCTGTTTCAGCAGCAAATGATTGACGTGGGTGAGGGAGCCACCGCTTTTTTCTTTGACTACACCGGAAACGGACTGCAGGACATGCTGGTGGGTAACAAAGGCTATTTTTTAGGTCCTGGTAACTGGAACAGCCAATTGGCACTGTACGAAAATACAGGAACCGCTACCAACCCTGAGTTCACCCATGTTACCGATGATTTCATGGGCCTCGGCACCATAACCATGCCGCAAGGTTTGCATGCGGCCTTTGGAGATTTGGATGGTGATGGAGATGACGACATGATTCTGGGCGCGGCAAACGGACAGATTTACTTGTACTACAATACTGCCGGGCCGGGAAATACCGCACAATTTGAGGCCGCCTCTGACATTTTTTTGAAAGACAGTCAAGGAAACAACATCGACCCAGGCCAGTATTCAACACCGCAGCTCATAGATCTCAATCGCGACGGTTTGATTGACCTGGTGATGGGAGAACGAAATGGTAAAATCTGGTACTATGAGAATGTTGGTACCGCCACTGAGC
Encoded proteins:
- a CDS encoding T9SS C-terminal target domain-containing protein gives rise to the protein MQHMAKTTFTLIACFIATFSYAQFFATYSDEIPVFRDGEQLVNPWSGGINAAQVSTIDVNFDGLDDVFVFDRAGNKIMIFLNNGSNDPNTFPYSFEHSMQFPALRNWVLLRDFNCDGKKDIFTSNGIGGFRIYENVSTSGSGLEFVIRENNLQSEYAFGTMPPYNANIYITTVDIPTIDDIDGDGDLDIMVFAVSGLLLEYHRNLSVELTGGCDSLAFKLKNRCYGYFSESPIDNTITLHDPDFHNMLCPPNYNVADPGPGVERPTVDEFEGGARHAGTTILTIELNQEPPKEIVLGDIGATNLTALMNSTTSSGMDSIIAVNTAFPQGHGVAPPVEMTSFPGTFYEDLNNDGVRDLIVSPNDAFASLNSSSVWYYQNIGEDDLPVFDLVQQDLFQQQMIDVGEGATAFFFDYTGNGLQDMLVGNKGYFLGPGNWNSQLALYENTGTATNPEFTHVTDDFMGLGTITMPQGLHAAFGDLDGDGDDDMILGAANGQIYLYYNTAGPGNTAQFEAASDIFLKDSQGNNIDPGQYSTPQLIDLNRDGLIDLVMGERNGKIWYYENVGTATEPSFQLVTDFLGEVNTAEGFITTGYSVIQFFEMDDTYYLITGGEPGKIRLYSNIDDNLNGTFNLEDDMLFGLKNGMRSTVAVTDINNDGHPDLFTGNFGGGLLFLKGGEPTGFHSFSRREDLFSVYPNPTSGEFRLLFTTPYDNMLNRVEIFDAIGRSVARFAQQPASQPIQTSGLTPGVYIVEVELANNKRATARLAVVSGQ